CTTTTTGCATTGCTCTTAATGTAGTGTAGGCCATCTGCCATGGGCTGAATGGGCCTGCAGTTTGGATATGCATCAGAAAATTGGCAAAACCCTTACCAGTGGCACATCTGCCATGGAGTACACCACCACCCCCTGGTATTGGATGGTATTCTCTGTGATCCGGCCCAGGCCTGACTTCAGGATGTGGTTCCCATATAGGAATGACTGCTCTGCTCCGGGCTTCACCCATACCTtgaactgaacacacacacacaatatggaTATATTATTTAAGTTGGACTTATGTTAAAACACAATAACTCACAGATATGAGGCATTTCTCATTTATGTTTGATGGGGAGGCACAATTAGGCCTAACCTGTAAGCCATAgaccctgagagagagatgttCCACTATAATAATCTGCCATCCTATAGGAGTTTGTTTCTCTCCCCTCTGTGCctactggtttatttatttatttgtcagttttcaatttgtaaagcactctgttGTTATATGCTATacaacataaaaatgtattgatttcaaAATAATGTAGTACATACAACATTACTTGAAAAGTAGGTGTCCTGCTAAATGACTTAATTATACCAGGGAATCATAATTTGTCACGTACAGAAAGTAACTCTTCCCAGTATATGAATTTTACCTTTGCGTAGGGAGCCAGGAAGTCTAAAGCTGTAATGTGCAGGCGAAACTTCTGAGTTTTGGTGAACTTCCCAAAGCATGTTCCCAGAGACACAAGCTTTTCCCGAGAGATGTTTGTTGCCAGTTTAAGGATTTTTTCACtagagaacaacaaaaaaagctaGTTGCAATGTGTTGAatctatacatatttacatgaatgtacacaatatgtattaaaggcattaaaATCGAAGTTCTTCCATGGAAATGACAGTGCTCTTACAGTATATGAAAACTGTAATGTGACATATCCGTGATGTATTAACAGACTAATATGGGATTCCATGAGTGAGTGGTTCCTTTCAAACTACGTATTTTGTGGTGAGCATGATCTCAAAGCGCTTTACAACGGAGCACCAAGTACTACAAGCAAGTCATCAAGCTCTCCGAATACTGATATGCAAGTTACCTTATGTAATACACACGATCGTTGTGCAGTCTGAAGCAATAGGTCCCGTCTGGTCGATCAACCAGGAGCTTAATATTCTCTCCGATACTGCATGGGGATAGAGTATCAAATTAGAACATAACAATGTCTTAATAGCAGGGCACAAATTTAACTAAATTATTGAAAACGCAATCTTGAAATACACTTTCCAGCATGAAATTAGTTGCTTTTAAATAAGGTCAATATAAACCTCACTTTCATGCATGTGCTTAGTTTTCCAGATACTTCGCTATCAAACTATATCTTCAACCCTTAGGGACGAGTTTAGTACTTAAAATATTTAGGTTACTTACTATTTCGAAAGTTTTTCAAACAtcgtttttgtttcttcttctgtAAGAGGCCGcatctttatattttataatattctaCGTATGGTTACAAAATGCACTAACCCCAAACACACTGCGCGACAACACGTGGGTAAACTACACCGGAAACAGGAAATTCCAGTAACAGACGAGATCAGTGATTGgtcgcgttcgtgtagcgcagatgtccgcagatctgcgcagctccaccaatgggatcggtgagttctgcagatctgcgcaggacTGCCGATATCTgggctacaagaacgcgaccgaTCTTAAATCCACTTTTGTAAagtacaagaaaataaaacagcgACCTCTATAGTTATTTTGTTAATCATGATAGCGAtttaagcatgttttttttttatctatacaccgtaaatattttttaaaagaataacGAGATACGCATTTTATATtcgtgtgttttgttttacttatgCGTTTGAGGAGTGCTTACGTGCCACTGTAAATACGTTTCCTCGACGTTGTATTTCAACTTCCTTTTCAATAAAGTTTATTGAAGCCAGGTGAGGTACCCTTCACAAAGATGGCGACCGTGGACGTGGAAGACGAGAGTATCTTGGCTTCAATTTTTAAGGACAGCTTCCCTGACAAGTGGCGGGACAACCCGGACTTCGCGGCGTATTTGTCGGAGCTGAGCTCGTATGGCGTGGAGAAGCTCACCCGGGAGCCGGAGAGGCTGGCGGAGGAGCGGGCGCAGATACTGCAGCAGACCCGGGAGCTGGCCTTCTCCAACTACAAGACGTTCATCCGCACGGCCGACTGCACCAAGGAGATCTACAGAGACTTCGGCCGTGTGGAGGGCAGTGTGTCCCGGCTCCTGGACAAGTTGCCCAGCTTTGGGGAGAAATGCAGGTCGGTGGAAAGACTACGTGCATTTGGCTGCGGGATAAATAGCCCTTCCGCCTGCCTGCTGCACTGTACTGTCATGACGTGTTTGTGTCATTCATTAAACTTCATCCTTGTCGAAACAAGAGAATACAGTGATAAGCATTGTTGATACTAATTCAGTTATATCACTATGTCTGACAAAAACCTTGTATGTTTGATTTTGTTAATATTGAATCTGTGTCTGGCGTTAAATGGAGACGTGTAAGATGGAACAGCTGTGCACCTCAAGTTGTAATGTGTGGTCCATATTTAGTGCCACACTGAGATCGTGCTTAATAAAGACAGCTCTGTGTCCTAATTCATGCACAAGGGAGACTCAATGAAGCTCTATGCAGTTTGtagtatttattaattgtttgGAACAGCAGCAATTTAACAGAAACATTATAACATATTTTCACAACATGTTTGCAACTTCCTTgaagacaaaaagacaaaagttcAGGTCTTGGAACAtattttagattaaaaaaaaaaaaaccaaaaaaaacagaattgtaGAGGGAGAGGAGAACATTCTTCAGCCAACCAGTTTCTAGGGTTGAATGTGTCCCTCGGGTTCCTTGGCTTCTTCTCAAAGTGCAGATGAGTCAGTACCAGCTCAGGTGAGATGAGATCCTGTCTGTGTGCCGCAGGGCCTTTGTGACCGAGGCGGAGGAGATCGGCGTCAGTCGGCGGATGAACAGCCTAACTCTGAACCGCCACACCGAGATCCTGGAGATCCTGGAGATCCCGCAGCTCATGGACACCTGCGTCCGCAATGGCTACTACGAGGAGGCGCTGGAGCTGGCCGCCTACGTCAAGCGGCTGGAGAAGAAGCACTCCTCACTGCCCGTCATCCAGGTACCGACACTTACCAGGGCGCTTTAATACAGGATGGGCTTTTGAAATGGCTTTCAAATGGAgaaacatgactattattttaaaacatatatctAACAGAACTGATTCACTATGGGAAATAAGAGATACAAAAAAACTCTGTCCTGTGCATAATTATTGAGAAATATGTATCCCATGTACTCGGTAGATAATTTAAGGCTGGTTACtattttctttaatatgttcAGTGAAATTTACTGAATTTCTTAAACTCAAACTCTTATCTAAAATCGAGTAGCATGTATTCCAGTGAGTATTTGCTGTCTGCTCTCTCCAGGGCATAGTGCATGAAGTACGCCAGTCTGCCCAGCTCATGCTGaaccagctgctgcagcagctgcgcAGTAATGCCCAGCTGCCAATCTGCCTGCGCGTCATTGGCTACCTGCGGCGGATGGACGTGTTCACAGAGGCCGAGCTGCGGGTGAAGTTCTTGCAGGCGCGGGGCACCTGGCTCCACTCCATCCTGAGCGCTGTCCCTGAAGAGGACCCTTACTTCCACATCACCAAGACCATTGAGGCCTGCCGCGTGCACCTCTTTGACATCATCACCCAGTATCGCGCCATCTTCTCTGACGAGGACCCGCTGCTGCCCCCCGGGGGCCAGGCAGTTAACGAGGGCGCCATCTTCCATGGCTGGGTGGTGCAGAAGGTGTCCGAGTTCCTGGAAACGCTGGACAGGGACCTGCATCGGGGGGTGGGCGGCCGCCTCGACTCGCTCCTAGGCCAGTGCATGTACTTCGGCCTGTCCTTCAGCAGGGTGGGCGCCGATTTCCGTGGTCAGCTGGCACCCATGTTCCAGAGGGTTGCAATAGAGACCTTCTGCAGGGCGGTGGAGGAGGCAGTGGCGAAGTTGCAGGAGGACATGAATCTCTACACTCTGATCTCCATGCCCACCATGATGGGCAGTTCCATCCCCCCTGTGATGCCCAGCACCCAGCCTGGCACCCTACAGCCACCCATGACATTGCTGGACTTCCCTCCGCTGGCCTGTTTCCTCAACAACATCCTGGCAGCCTTCAATGACCTGCGCCTGTGCTGCCCGGTGGCCCTGGCCCAGGATGTGACCCAGTGCCTGGAAGGGGCTCTCCTCAAGGTACTGGAGCTCTCTCctttccctgtctctctctctctattttgcTTTCAATAGCAGGAAAATAATTTGGCAAAAGCACTTCAGCACTTCTCAGACTTAACAAACTAGGTAAACAATTACGACGATGCTGCTAACCCAGGGGTGTTTGCTGTGGGTTGTGAGAAGTGGTGTccgggtgtgtgtctgtgcagtaaTGTGCATCTGTGCTGTGGCTGCAGGTGACCCGGCTCATCCTGGCGTTCCAGCGGGCTGAGGAGACGGCGTTCAGCACCCGGGAGAGGGAGCTGTTCGTTCAGTTCTGCTGCGCCTTCGCCGAGGACATGGTGCCTTTCCTGAATCGCTGCCTGCAGGTCCTCTTCCCCCCGGCCCAGATTGCACTCATACTGGGTAAGCCTTCACCAGGACCATGTCTGTTCACACACCGTGCACACGAATCTGGATCTTGCATCCGCTCTTGCACCTCATTAATCTTCGCTGGACCAATTTATCTTCATTCACACTTATTAAGGTGCCAATGATTGAGAAATCtgttaaattaaagcaaatggtACATATCTTATCTTTTTAAGTAATTCTAAagtattgaaaaacaaatcattaaatAGCCcaatttaataatacattgtgttgAGCAAAGTGCTTACATACAGTATTCACATCTTCTGAAATATACTCTATCTGGTTGTACTGGGGAGAGTGGTAGTCCTGTGCTGGACTTCGGCACATCCAGTACCTTATTTGTTATCTGTTACTCGGTTGTCCTGTTCCCAAATAGAttggaaataatttgataataaTTGCAGCTCTTTTTCAATTCTGTGAAATATATCCTTTTTTATGTACTTCTGTAGATGTACATCACTCAGTTTATATCTGTTTCATCTGTGTGCTTAGGAATCCCACCTACCCAGGTCCACAAGTACAGCTCTCTGGGCTGCATCAATATAAGCACCATCCtgcagcctctggagctcatccTACCAAAGAAGGAGGTGCTGCCCACGGTGGCAGACTTAGCCAGCGACTTGGACAGCACAGTACCCAGCGACCCCCACATAGAGCCGGCCCCTAGCCCCCGCCAGGATCTGTCCCTCCCGCAGCCAGAGGCACCGCTTTCCCTCTCCATTGCGCCTGGGACAGAGGAGGGGGCGTCACCGCAGACTAGGGCTGAAGCACAGCTCCCATAGAGGCAGCCCACCGCCCTCCTCTCTGAACATCTCATGGGGGTCGTCTCAGATTCTTTAAGGACTCTAGAATACAGTAATTTGTAACCATAACGTCACCTTCTGTGGCTTCACCATGTGGTGTAGCAATGCCTTGATTATTCATACCTGTTTAAAAGACAGATGTTTTTCCTTCATGTCTGATCAGATTCATAAACCAGGCCCCAGTTATATTAGTCTGCAGAAACAAATGTGAATAATATGTTTGAATGTGTAAATACATCAAACAATTTTCATTAGTGGACTATAAGAAATGTTTAAAAGTATATCCTGAATGAAAAAGAATATCGCATTGAAAGAGTTGGGTTCAAATTAAcaagtttaataaaaacaaccatAATCTCAAAATACAGGAGGTCCTGGAGGGGCTGCATTTCAGTAGGTTTTATAGTTCTGTTTGAATTGCCAAACACCCTCAATTAATCTCTTTAAGACAACTTGAATGAAAAGCTCAAGTGAAATTAAAGCCTAAAGACATTACAGTCCTcaacatatacatttaaaaggcCAGGAACTGGTACTCTAATGTCTACACTAAACAAAGCTGTAATTTGCAAAGGATAAGGCTTAGATGATGttcatatgaaaataaatcaattccaCTGTAGGTTTTAGTATTATTTTATAACAAGTTCAACACTGGTGTCATCACTTTTATTTGGAAGGTTTTATGTGGAAGTTATAGGGTtgaggattttatttttatttcaaggcAGAGCATGTTCTttaactttatgttgttttttttactggtAAAAGGTGTAATTTATGTACATATAAATATGGGGGGAAACAGttgtaaatatgaataaatttATTTAACAGTCCAAAGCCAACTGTTCTTGGCCTATTTCAGACAATGTTTGTGCAATATCTGTTTCAACAGTATTGTCTTTGTGTTCAAGGTGTTGTGTGTTTTCATTCTGATTTCAACAGCGAACAGTATCTTGATGTAAGTAGTGCTTTATAAAATAAGCCCCTTTCAGCACGTGCACTCAATATCTAGTAAACATAGCTCGACCATTGTCTGATTAACTGCAAACACCGGCAGGCTGTTAATTATATAAACTATCTATGCAAACCACCCATTTAgtctcttaaaaacaaatcgaTAATTATAAGCACTTTGGGCAAGGCTTAAAAAGATTTATTGCTTGATAATGTTCGGTCAGAGCAAAGTGCCCAGGCTAATTGATAACACCATTTCCCTTACCCCTTGGATATGCACTTAAAAATGTAGAAACCATAAACATCACTATATTGTTTAGACTTAAAAAATATCCATAGAGTTACCTTGAAATAGGATCTCTACTACTGATGCCCTTTATGTAGCTAGAGATAAATACAATAAGTCTGTTAAATTAATCAGCTGTATTTGgcatcaatttatttttaaacccagCTACATTAAGGGTGGTGAAGGAAGCAGTCTCGGCCCTCGACACCCCGACCCTCGGAAGATGCCCCTGATCGTTCATCTTGGGGTTGGTCTTCATCTCTTCTTGACGAATTTTTTCCTGGCCGCGTTGGGGTTGGTCCGGCGGCGCCCCCCCCCGCTGTGGCCATCGCGCAGGTTGAGCCCCGCCGACCGGCTATAGATGTCATTCTCGGCGAAAGGGGAGACGCCGGCAACGTAGTCTGGGTCGAACACGTCCGTCTTCTGCCTCGCCTTGCGGGACAGCCGCTGCTGGGGGAAGTGCTGGTCCTGCACCAGGTGGGggttgttggcatgtttgccTCCTTGTGGCAGGGGCAGGGAGTACTGCAAAAGATGGTAAGGGTGGGTGGGAAGGAGTCAAACGATGCACCAAACTGCAGAGTTCAGCTCACAACACCCCTTTTTCAAGTCACTATGCTATTCAAAATGAATTAACTTATTATTGCATACAGTAATATGGAGGTCCCTCCCTCAGCTTAACAGTTCTAGTTGCAGTAGTttagatatttaaataattaaaagcaatGTGTACCTTGACCCACAGCTCTGCATGTAGGAAAACCAATAtaccaataattaaaaaataagtaattgctCCAGTCTTCAATTTTACTAATTATCCccccaaaatattttaaattaaaacctaGTTTTGGGGTAGAGCAGAAAACACAGGACACTGCAGAGCTGCCCATCCCTGCTATAGACAAATTAAAGGGGAACACACAGTTTGCAAAAACATTATTTCTCTAATGCTGGTGGAAAGGAGAAAATACTCTCTCTGCCTTCGCTGTTTTTCCTGCAGCCGTGGGCAAAGCAAGACATGGAaactataattattatcaagGAGAGAGACTGTTAAAAGCTAACACTCCGGTTGACTTGGTAATACGTACTCAAATTGACACAAATTGAtgacaacacatcctgaaaccctaaAAGAGCAAACATGCTGGCTTTTGACATTTGCCAttattgttatgttttaaaAGTGATTTATATGATAGAAGCAACCAGGAAGAGTGCTACACAGCTTACATTTACACTAAATGTAAAGCTAGACTGAGCTGGTGTTAAGATATGTATTTGTCTTAGGAAAAACTGCAGAACAAAATGCATACTTCTACAGAAAACTACCTGATGTACTGCAATCATACCCCCATTTTAAGATGCTTTTATTAGAACTTGCATAAAAAAGAGATTTAGAATACTCTTTAATTGTAATAAAAATTAGTTGTTTAGTAATACCAAATGGGTCATTCCTTAAGGTGGTATCAGTTTATCAGATTGGATCCTCTCAGTGGCATTAATACCCCACCTCCCCTCTCTGGCTCACCTTCAGTCCCTTGGGGTTCAGCACCTTGGGGTTCTTGGAGAGATGCATCTGCAGACTGCCATCCTCATTGACCGTCACCGCGATCTTCTTCAGGGTCTTATTCCCGCAATGCGGACAGAACACTTTGGTCATGTTCGTTGTGCTCCTAAAAGGACAACAGCATATTGCCATAGTCCATAGTTAGCAGTAGGTATCACTTTTTCACTACACATTGTAAGATGCAAAATGTAGGTAAAAATCAACAACACTGTTTTCCACAATTCCAAACAGTAGAGTAGTTTgctcagacacactcacttgAAGCAGGCGTGACATCGCAGGATGTAGTTCCTGGCCTGCTTAATAAGCATCCCATTGACTGAGAGCACGTGGAGCCCGATCTGAATGAGGACATTCtgtttgaaaaggaaaaaagatatTGAACACCATAAAATTTCAGGATTTCTTCAGAATTATGTTGTAAAAAACTCATCCTAGATATTGTTGTTTGTTCAAAATAAACAGCCCTAGCAGAGTGTTACCTGCATGGCAAAGTCTGTGGTCAGGCAGCCCACTTTCACATCTGCCGGAGTCTCGCAGGTCCCCATGTCCACCTGGAGCTGTTTGATGTTGCTGGGAGTGATCCAGTCTCCGCCACTttcatcttcctcctcctcgctCCCTCCATATGTatcaccctcctcctcctcctcttcctcacagTCCCTGGTGGTCTGAGACTCCAGCCGGGCTTCCTCGCCAGAGAAGACTTTCTCAGTGCCTGCCTTGGAGCCGTCCACGACTGAAACAGCCTCGGTGCCCTGCAGAGAGACGAACAAGTCTCTCAATACCAGAGGCAAAGTGAGCCGAAAACTGAAAACCATTCAAACTGTAACCAAaaaactgtacaaaacaaaagtgttaAGTTCTTTACCAgcacaacacatttattttatatatatgagGACACTATcgataatttaaaataaacatgcaagTAAGGAAGTGCAATTTCAGTGCATAACTATATTTCAAACATCTATTTTTTGGCATCCACTTAAATTTGAGTCATACTGGCTTCTTTTTCCTATAAAAaagcgcacgcacacacacacacacacacaaagaagaaGCAATGTTTGCTGACCTCTCACATGCTGCAAGGATATAAAAGCTTTGgctttgtgcagtgcacagggTAGGAGATACTGGTGTTATGCCACTACTCACCAGTAACTCCAGCAGCTCGGCCTCAATGCTGGGCAGCGGGTTTCTCCAGAACTGGAAGGTATTGAACTCTGCAGGAGTGGAGCTCTTTGTCCGAGAGGAATTCCCCCGGACTCCAGCTGGCTTCTCTGAAGTCTTCTGCTTccattgagggaaaaaaatatatttaaatcaaattctTAATTGTGCATTGTTTTAAATCACTGAATCTGGGCTATCCTGTATATCTCCTTAGACTCTAGTTGCATTCTTAATACACCCTACCCTGACTCACCTTTGACGGCAGGTGGAACCCAACGATGTTGACAGGTGCTTCTGGGTGACGCTGAGTGCTGCATACTTTTATCTgataagaataataaatacattatcaacTTATATTCTTCATATCAAAGCACCAATAATATGTTTAGGCTCTTTCATCTGCCTACCTTTACTTCTGGTTCTTTCTTCAGGTGTGTCACCCCGACTTGTTCCGATTCCAGCTGGTAAGTCAGGGCCAGAACTTTGATGTCCGTCGCCGAGAGGCTGGGATAGTCCCCAGTCTTCTTGGAGAACTCCGTTACTGGAATAAAGGAAACATATGTTTTATAGAGAAGATATTGGTCTAATTCTTTGATATAGTAAATAACAGTGAAGCATCAAAGTGTAAATATGCCTTTTCCAATTAATTATAAAGTATAGCCATTTACTGTTAATCAAGTGAGATTGTGCTTTACTAATAGTAATCGAATGAGTGTCTTTTGCTATTATTATCTGTTTGCCATAACCACTTTGAAATGGAGTTGTATTTGTACACAGTTCATGGGTCAACATGCAGAACTACATCGTGTAACATGaacagaaatacatacatacatacatagatggATAACTGCAGTCTCACCTATTTTAACAAATTCAGGAAAGGGCTCCTTGAACTGCAGAGTATACGGTAGAAAAGCCAAGCTCTTTCTGGTCTCCTTGTCGCGGATTTCATTCACAACTTCTTTTATTGTGTAAATGTTCTTCCCGATCTCCTAAAATAAGACAAAcatataaaacattgtatataaatgtatatggtCTATTATTAAAGCTGCCTTATTCGATGTGTAACAATTAAGGCAGCAACATTTTATTCGTTTGTCACAATGTAACCAAGAGGCTAAATACTTAGTCCCACGTATTTATCACGAAAGTATGATGCAATGAAATGTATACAGTGTGGTGGAAT
This DNA window, taken from Amia ocellicauda isolate fAmiCal2 chromosome 9, fAmiCal2.hap1, whole genome shotgun sequence, encodes the following:
- the nip7 gene encoding 60S ribosome subunit biogenesis protein NIP7 homolog → MRPLTEEETKTMFEKLSKYIGENIKLLVDRPDGTYCFRLHNDRVYYISEKILKLATNISREKLVSLGTCFGKFTKTQKFRLHITALDFLAPYAKFKVWVKPGAEQSFLYGNHILKSGLGRITENTIQYQGVVVYSMADVPLGFGVAAKSTQECRRVDPMSIVVFHQTDIGEYIRSEDTLT
- the cog8 gene encoding conserved oligomeric Golgi complex subunit 8, whose translation is MATVDVEDESILASIFKDSFPDKWRDNPDFAAYLSELSSYGVEKLTREPERLAEERAQILQQTRELAFSNYKTFIRTADCTKEIYRDFGRVEGSVSRLLDKLPSFGEKCRAFVTEAEEIGVSRRMNSLTLNRHTEILEILEIPQLMDTCVRNGYYEEALELAAYVKRLEKKHSSLPVIQGIVHEVRQSAQLMLNQLLQQLRSNAQLPICLRVIGYLRRMDVFTEAELRVKFLQARGTWLHSILSAVPEEDPYFHITKTIEACRVHLFDIITQYRAIFSDEDPLLPPGGQAVNEGAIFHGWVVQKVSEFLETLDRDLHRGVGGRLDSLLGQCMYFGLSFSRVGADFRGQLAPMFQRVAIETFCRAVEEAVAKLQEDMNLYTLISMPTMMGSSIPPVMPSTQPGTLQPPMTLLDFPPLACFLNNILAAFNDLRLCCPVALAQDVTQCLEGALLKVTRLILAFQRAEETAFSTRERELFVQFCCAFAEDMVPFLNRCLQVLFPPAQIALILGIPPTQVHKYSSLGCINISTILQPLELILPKKEVLPTVADLASDLDSTVPSDPHIEPAPSPRQDLSLPQPEAPLSLSIAPGTEEGASPQTRAEAQLP
- the nob1 gene encoding RNA-binding protein NOB1, with protein sequence MSAATVEHVVADAGAFLKKAPLQEIGKNIYTIKEVVNEIRDKETRKSLAFLPYTLQFKEPFPEFVKIVTEFSKKTGDYPSLSATDIKVLALTYQLESEQVGVTHLKKEPEVKIKVCSTQRHPEAPVNIVGFHLPSKKTSEKPAGVRGNSSRTKSSTPAEFNTFQFWRNPLPSIEAELLELLGTEAVSVVDGSKAGTEKVFSGEEARLESQTTRDCEEEEEEEGDTYGGSEEEEDESGGDWITPSNIKQLQVDMGTCETPADVKVGCLTTDFAMQNVLIQIGLHVLSVNGMLIKQARNYILRCHACFKSTTNMTKVFCPHCGNKTLKKIAVTVNEDGSLQMHLSKNPKVLNPKGLKYSLPLPQGGKHANNPHLVQDQHFPQQRLSRKARQKTDVFDPDYVAGVSPFAENDIYSRSAGLNLRDGHSGGGRRRTNPNAARKKFVKKR